The segment ATGAACAGAATCTCCATTTCAATTCACTTTTCTCCAACGTGAACTCAGCCAGAgtgaggaggaaaggcagggcaGGCTTACCCTTTAATGTTTCAAATAAAAGTCCTAAAAAGTCCCAACACATCTCAACTGAACTAAGAGGAAAGATTTTGTTTCAGACCTGGACACGGGGGTGGCAGGAAAGGGGGCtaaaaaatgttggaaaaaagaaaacctcagaaGGAATTGAAAGTTAGGGACAACTATGATCGTCaaatctttctgttcttttcaccTTGCAACTAGAGAAACTGCAAAGAAACTTGACCTTTTTTAAACCCTTctaatcattattttctttctatcactCTTGTTAATCAACGTGTATTGTTTTGTGCTGTTTCATATACAGAATTTATGTTTTCCCCAATAACGTAAGAGCCCCTCCGCCTCAGCTTCCCCAGTGCTAGGCATATTGCACAGGCTAAATAGATATTTGCTGAATTGCATCCGCAAGGTCACTTACACATTTTGAGTGAATGAAGGTCCTAATTTTAAGAGCTTTGGTCAAAATGAACCTACATTAGTTTCCACAGCAATAATCTACCCATAAACATTGAAGTGACTTTGTCACTCACTTCTTGATCCCTTAAATTTGTATCTCCGGCAAATATAATGGTAGCTGACTCTGGAGCCTCTTGTATTTTCTTCAAAACCATTTTTAACTGATTGATTCGTTCCTTAGCATGCCCTCTGGTGCTCTCCAAATGGGAAGTCATAAGGAAAAGTTCATTTCCCGACACACTCACCTGAAAGAGGATAATTATACTCGTTAAAATTATCACTAACCACCGATGCTTAACTTTTATAACAGAATCAGCAATTATTCACCCCATTGGTATATATTTACTAAAGTGAAACTATATAATTAACACTGTGCTTATCCTTCTAGATCAAAGAAGTGTCAGGTGCTAACTTTGCTCCCAAAGAAGACTATTTAGCAAGCACCCACTAATACTTCAAGACCCAACTCAAATGTTACCTTCTTGTGGGCCCTTCCCCAATGTCCCCAGTCAGTCAGTGGCTCCCTCCTCTACACTCCTATGGCATGCTGGAAAGACTGTTTTAAAAGGTCCCCTCAACAGAATTACAGCACAATTATTCCTCTCCTACAAAGCCATGAGTCATTTGAAAGCAAAGAcggttctttttttatttactgCTATATTATCAAGAGCCTGGCACTCAGAAAAGGTCagttaaattaatgaatgagaATCATTTACCATTTGCAATTAAGATACCAACAATGTAGGCTCTATTATTATTTAAACTAATTGCCAACAGAATCAAGTGCAAATTCTTTCATATTGGGCATTCATGATCTTCTATAATCTATATCCAATCTACTCCACCTACTTCTTGTCACACTACCCCTCTTCGTGCCTTCTACACCCAACTGAACAGAACGCTCATTTAGACCCATGCATGCCCTGTGTGATTTACATATACCTTGCCACTTGCAATTTGCAAGTTTGCTTGTGGTGATTCTGTCACCTGAACTGTTCTTAACGTTACATCTCACATATTCTTCAGGGCCCAATTCAAATACAACTTCCTTCATGAAATTTTCACTAAACAATCTAGCTAATCTcatcataggaaaaaaaaattgttaaccatgtatggtggcagatgttaactggacttactgtggtgatcattttgcaatatatacaaatatcatcattatgttgtacacctgaaactaatataatgtcaataatacctcaattaaaacaaaaataacaatctAGCTAAAAGTCACCTCTCTATTCTCTAAACTTCCCTGGCACATCATTCTTTGTACCTCTCCCTGGCATTTATGCCTCTCCTTTATTTTAGTTACTATAGTTACAATGCTTCCCTTGCTACTCTCTGAGGGCAAGATCTATTTGACTCATTTTTGTAAGCCTCACAGAGTACAACACCATACTATGTACAGTgcatttagtgaaaaaaaaaaaaagtacttcagGAAGCAAATGTAGAATATTAGCAAACTCTTAAATACTCTTAGGAAAATATCTAACGGagcaaggattttatttttacaaatttgtctatatttgaaatttatggggccggccccatggccgagtggttaagttcgcccactctgcttctgtggcccagggtttcgccagttcggatcctgggtatggacatggcaccgctcgtcaggccatgctgaggcggcgtcccacatagcacaaccagagggacctacagctagaatatacaactatgcaccaggggctttggggagaagaagaaggcaaaaaaagaagattggcaacagatgttagctcaggtgccaatcttcaaaataaaagaaatttatgtAAAAACTTAGTTTACAAAGGTCTTTAAgactattttagaaaaatctatCAGCGAGGAGCAAATTCTCCTCTATAGgcaatggttttttaaaaaagacatctCCACAAACTATAAAAAACAgcccattctttttttaaagaaacagtcaatttaaaaaaattacttacatgcacacacaaaaggTTTCTCATCATTTTTGTATCTGGAAAAGGAATAATCTCTTGGCTTTTAAATTTCACTCTCGATTTCTTCAACATTATAGCTGTGAAATATCCTTCTTCATTACCTTCAAATGTTTTGGAAAAGAATTTAGGCTGACAGGTCAAGAGTATCTTGCAGTTTATCACAAGTCCCCCTGAAGATTTTATAACAAACAGGTACAGATATTTAAATGGATCTAAATCTTAAAAGTAAACTATTATTTCAAAACAGTTGAAGATGGTCAACAATGTCCCTATGATTACCTGCTCCCTCCCAAAATGTAACTGGAAGtatggaagaaatataaaaataaaaatgaagtcacACAGTCCCAAAAATAGTTAAAGGTGCCAataccaaagaagaaaatttgagaaatttctgAAGGACAGAGTAGATGAGACTTAAACTAAGGCAAATTGACATGCATTTACCTCTCACTCTGGAAGCACCAGAAAAATTacagtaaatgaataaaacatttagaaagggATAAACctgcaagaagaaaagagaacagaagtgGAGGAGCAGTGAATGAAAGCTCCCAAGTTTTTCAGAAAACAAAGTAGACAGAGAAGCGGTGACTGGTTTATTAGAACAGACAGACACCAGGTGCGTGCCTGCAGCAGAGGACCAGGGACAGGAAGCAAGCAGATTTGTTCCACCAAAGCCTGGAAACTCTAAGTACTTGAATGCAAAGGTGAGCTACTAAGAATAGGAGGGCTAGTTCAAGGTTCAACAGCCTCTGGGTCTCTTCCCCAACCCCTTACAGCCAAGTGACCACCCTTCGGCTAGCAGAAGACTAGAGATGTAAAGAGAAATTGAACTCTAGAGTCACCAGTCGCTGGGAGGCGTGACAGGGAGATGGGCTGAGGTGTGGAACTGAACAGAGGGATCAAGTGAAAGCTGCCTCCTCAGAGGGCGCCTCAGCTCCCTTGCTCTATTCTGCTTCCAGCCAGCAGCTAAACAAGCACCCCCCTCAACCCCCATCCAGAGGACCAAAAGTTAGAGAGTTATTTTCCGAGAAACTGAATGGCCTCAGATTAGAAGCCTTTTTTATCCTGACATACTGACAACTGGGGGTCTCTCCACAATCCATCCCTCACCCGGCTGTGGTGGGGGCACTGTCGCCTGCTCAGGTACGAACTGTATTTGGCTTTTCAGTACCTGGAATATAAATGTGAACCAAGAACTTAGAACCCTAAACATTTATGGAACTGGTCTAACATGAAGGACagacaccaaaacaaacaaaaagaaagactgaaaacaacgcagggaaagagaaaagacctaaaacaaacaaacaaaaaactaactTAAAAAAGCCTGATATCCTCAGAGATAAGATACTGCATCCATAAACCAAGAATAGTAAGTTCTATAAAACAGACATGCAGCAAACAGAGTCCCTGGGAAGTCAAAATAATGACATCTAAAAGTCAAGACAACTGCCAAGAAAGTAAAACAATCAAGCGAtgggaaagtaagaaagaaagatatgAAAATTCAAGGATGGACCAAGGAGGTCCATCCTTTTGACAAAAAGGGATTCCAGAAAAAGGGAAGGAGTAAAGAGATtataaggaagagaaggagagaggaagagaaagagagagaaggaaagaggaaaaggaagagaaagggggaagaaaaaggagaggaaagaaggagaaaagaatgaagggcAAAGGGAAGAAGGCAGGTAGGCTAGAAAGATGGCAGGTGGGCAGCCCACaggtgggaaggaggggagagggagaataaggaggaggagggagagggaggaaagagagaaaggaaggagacgGAAGGAGGAAAGgcgagagaaaaaaaaaaatttttcagacCTCAAGACCACAAACCTCCGGATTGAAAGTTCCTACCAAGTGTTCAgcacaataaatgaaaaaaagacccAAAGAACACTAGGGTTAAAAAGAAGACCCTCAAAGCTACTGAATGAGAGCGGGGAAGAACAGGAATTACAACAGCGTCAGACTTACGATCATCAAGAAAGGGAACTAGAACACACGGAAATAaagccttcaaaattctgagggaaaatgacTTTCCACCTAGAAATCTATGTCCAACCAAACTAGCAACTAACTATGAGGACAGAACACAGGCATTTCCAAATATGCTACAACTTAAAAACTTCATTCTCCGTCCACTATTTCTTAGAAAGTGATTAGAGAATGTGCTCCAATAAAATGAGGAAGTAAACCCAGAAGAATGAAAGCATGGgattcagaaaacagaaatccAAAACAGAAGAGAGGCAAAAAGAATCTCCAAGAGAATACAGACAAGTCctacaaagagagaaagacacagagactAAGAGAGAACCTTCTCCTTAGCAATTCTGGgttaaagaataaatcaaaattaaaatcacatcCTATATAAAAGCAAAAGTCAAAGAAAGCATGAGATTTAGTCAAAAACCATGAAATGTAGCCAAAGTGGCATGTTAAAtgcactttaaaaacaaaacagatagaACATCAAAGAACTATTCAAGGCaaaacctagaaaaagaacaaaataaaaattattaaagactTGTTGAAAAAGCATAACCACAATGCAATTATCACACTTAAGATTTTTAGTAATTTAATTTCACCAAAAAGATACTCAGTGTCTCAAATTTTGgcaatttatattttcctgaaaaatcaTTTCAACCAGCTTTTCACATATCCTAACATTAGGTAAGCTGGATAACGTATTCTCCCACAGTTTTCCAAGTATCCCGTGTCTGGCTTTTCTCAAACTTATTTCATCTGTGATTTTTCTTGTATATGCTCCAACAAGCTAATTTTGATTTATCTCTTTCATTGActtgtttttcaaagaaaaagacaagttaAATAATAGGAAAACTGTTACCTGTAATAATCTCATAACTACTTGCTTTCTTCTTTAGGTAGCTATAATATGGGGGAATAACTTCCTGTAGAAATATCACATCTGGGCTGTACCTAATaaaaacatcaatttatgataaatacCAGGTACACTATTTCATTTGCAGCTGCCTAGATTAGGAAAATACAACGTAAAAGGAACAAAATTATTACTCTCTAGGACACCTAATATTCAATATTCATACAGATCTTTGATAACTATAAAATGAGAAATCTATGCTATTTAATACATAATATTGTAAagatcaaatttttaaaaaaatatatgtgacaACACTTTAAAGTTAAAATAAGTGGAATTACTGACAATAGAAACCAGTAACATTGAGAGCCTACAATCCTCCTACATCTAATAGATGCTTTAAATGTTATGATCTCTTTCACTTCTCTTGAAACAATTATTATCCATGATGAAGAAAACTGAGCTCCAGAGAACCTGAGTTGCTCACAAGTGGTTACACAAGGTCATGGAGCCAGTATGTGGCAGATACAGATCTTTTTGGTAATTTTATTCTCATGGCAATAATTATATACAAAGTTTAATAAGTAAAATAGTAGTAGAAGGCTTCTAACAAAAATTAGTGTTCACTCTCTACCGTAACCCACAATCCCACTCTTAGAGGCAATCCCTCTCCATTCTTTCAGATGTTTCTTCTGAGAGCTGGACTGTCAATTCAGGTCTGATGCCAAAGCCCACAGTGTTGTTACCCTCTTTGTAAACAGGCAAGACATTATCATGCTACCATTAACAGAAGTAATGATACTTACAAAGCTAAATAAGAACACACTCCTTGAGCCCTCTCTTGCAGATTGTTTGGATCCAATCCATCAATATTCCAGGTAATGAAAGAGAACATGCTGTCATCTTCTTGCTGAGTATTTTCAGCTGTGCTGGTTTTGGAACTAACGGACTCAGTCGTTTCCTCACTGGTTAGGTCAACACTGGCAAGATCAGAATGAAACACAACTTTGCAAATAACCTATAAActgattcatttaaaaagtattttctaagtatttgcaggcctcactttacagataaatggattttttaaaagccctGAAAGTATCTGTCTATAGAAAAGCAAAAGCCACATGACTGAGGAAAAAGATTCTTAcaatgttttccaaatgtttgctcacTAATACAGTTAGAGCCAGCTCAACATCCTTCAATGACATGTGTCCCTAAAATGATAAACTAGGACCCCAAATTAGACTAAGTGATGtagatttccaaatttatttagaaatcctattaatcattttaaatcatATTTGCAATAAGATCTCATTGTGGCAGATAAACAATGACTGCAAATTCTTTGTTACTCCCTCCATTGAGAGGTGAAGTCTAACACcactccccttgaatctgggcctTGGCGACTTGCTTCACCAGTAAGAATATGGTGAAAAGGAtattctgggacttctgaggc is part of the Equus caballus isolate H_3958 breed thoroughbred chromosome 20, TB-T2T, whole genome shotgun sequence genome and harbors:
- the TDP2 gene encoding tyrosyl-DNA phosphodiesterase 2 isoform X2, with product MEQKSGPEPAPEAEREEGEPEVKKRRLLCVEFASVASCDDAVAQCYLAENDWEMERALNSYFEPPVEESALESPPETLSGPESCVDLTSEETTESVSSKTSTAENTQQEDDSMFSFITWNIDGLDPNNLQERAQGVCSYLALYSPDVIFLQEVIPPYYSYLKKKASSYEIITGNEEGYFTAIMLKKSRVKFKSQEIIPFPDTKMMRNLLCVHVSVSGNELFLMTSHLESTRGHAKERINQLKMVLKKIQEAPESATIIFAGDTNLRDQEVTKCGGLPNNILDVWEFLGKPKHCQYTWDTQMNSNLGIPATCKLRFDRIFFRAAAGDGHIIPRSLDLLGLEKLDCGRFPSDHWGLLCNLDVIL
- the TDP2 gene encoding tyrosyl-DNA phosphodiesterase 2 isoform X1, producing MEQKSGPEPAPEAEREEGEPEVKKRRLLCVEFASVASCDDAVAQCYLAENDWEMERALNSYFEPPVEESALESPPETLSGPESCVDLTSEETTESVSSKTSTAENTQQEDDSMFSFITWNIDGLDPNNLQERAQGVCSYLALYSPDVIFLQEVIPPYYSYLKKKASSYEIITGGLVINCKILLTCQPKFFSKTFEGNEEGYFTAIMLKKSRVKFKSQEIIPFPDTKMMRNLLCVHVSVSGNELFLMTSHLESTRGHAKERINQLKMVLKKIQEAPESATIIFAGDTNLRDQEVTKCGGLPNNILDVWEFLGKPKHCQYTWDTQMNSNLGIPATCKLRFDRIFFRAAAGDGHIIPRSLDLLGLEKLDCGRFPSDHWGLLCNLDVIL